A section of the Apodemus sylvaticus chromosome 10, mApoSyl1.1, whole genome shotgun sequence genome encodes:
- the LOC127695536 gene encoding olfactory receptor 2AK2-like — protein METGNHSCGADFILVGLFQYGQMDTFLFTVIAILFAVALIGNITLVHLIRLDKRLHTPMYFLLSQLSIIDMMYISTTVPKMAANFLSDTKTISFLGCEIQVFMFFNLAGCEALLLGFMSYDRYIAICRPLHYPVLMNWKFCCSMVASAWSSTSVNALVHTMYVFQLPFCRSRIVNHFFCEVPSLLPLVCEDTSQYELTILVSGLVVLLLPFLAIVASYARVLVVVFQMGSGQGQSRAVSTCSSHLTVASLFYVTGLSTYTQPHSLHSPGRDKVVAVFYSIVTPVLNPFIYSLRNKEVMGALKRQMG, from the coding sequence ATGGAGACAGGAAACCACAGCTGTGGGGCAGACTTCATCTTGGTTGGCCTTTTCCAGTATGGACAAATGGACACCTTCCTCTTCACAGTCATTGCCATCCTCTTTGCAGTGGCTCTCATAGGCAACATCACACTGGTCCACCTCATCAGGCTGGACAAAAGACTCCACACTCCCATGTACTTCCTCCTCAGCCAGCTCTCCATCATTGACATGATGTACATCTCCACCACTGTGCCCAAGATGGCAGCCAACTTCCTGTCAGACACCAAGACCATTTCTTTTCTTGGATGTGAGATCCAAGTCTTTATGTTTTTCAACCTTGCTGGATGTGAAGCTCTCCTGCTGGGCTTCATGTCCTATGACAGGTACATAGCCATCTGCCGGCCCCTGCACTACCCTGTGCTCATGAACTGGAAGTTCTGCTGCTCCATGGTCGCAAGTGCCTGGAGCAGCACTTCTGTCAATGCTTTAGTGCACACAATGTATGTGTTTCAACTTCCCTTCTGTAGATCTAGAATTGTTAACCACTTTTTCTGTGAGgtgccatctctcctgccacTGGTGTGTGAAGACACATCCCAATATGAGCTTACAATCCTCGTGAGTGGCCTTGTTGTTCTGCTATTACCCTTCCTGGCCATTGTAGCTTCCTATGCTCGGGTGTTGGTTGTTGTATTCCAGATGGGTTCAGGGCAGGGACAGAGTAGAGCTGTGTCCACCTGCTCCTCACACCTGACtgtggccagcctgttctatgtCACTGGCCTCTCCACCTACACACAGCCACACTCCTTGCATTCTCCTGGAAGGGACAAAGTGGTGGCTGTTTTCTACTCAATTGTTACCCCTGTTCTGAACCCattcatctacagcctgaggaacaagGAGGTCATGGGGGCCCTGAAGAGACAAATGGGGTGA